The following coding sequences are from one Verrucosispora sp. WMMD573 window:
- the infA gene encoding translation initiation factor IF-1, giving the protein MPKKDGAIEIEGRVIEPLPNAMFRVELANGHKVLAHISGKMRQHYIRILPEDRVVVELSPYDLTRGRIVYRYK; this is encoded by the coding sequence ATGCCGAAAAAAGACGGAGCCATCGAGATCGAAGGTCGGGTCATCGAGCCCCTGCCGAACGCTATGTTCCGGGTGGAGCTCGCCAACGGCCACAAGGTGCTGGCTCACATCAGCGGCAAGATGCGGCAGCACTACATCCGCATCCTGCCGGAGGATCGGGTCGTCGTCGAGCTTTCGCCGTACGACCTGACCCGCGGGCGCATCGTCTACCGCTACAAGTAA
- the rpmJ gene encoding 50S ribosomal protein L36 encodes MKVKPSVKRICNKCRVIRRHGRVMVICTDPRHKQRQG; translated from the coding sequence GTGAAGGTCAAGCCGAGCGTCAAGAGGATCTGCAACAAGTGCCGGGTGATCCGCCGGCACGGCCGGGTCATGGTCATCTGCACCGACCCGCGCCACAAGCAGCGCCAGGGCTGA